A stretch of the Panicum virgatum strain AP13 chromosome 9N, P.virgatum_v5, whole genome shotgun sequence genome encodes the following:
- the LOC120687727 gene encoding PHD finger-like domain-containing protein 5A — translation MAKHHPDLIMCRKQPGIAIGRLCEKCDGKCVICDSYVRPCTLVRVCDECNYGSFQGRCVICGGVGISDAYYCKECTQQEKDRDGCPKIVNLGSAKTDLFYERKKYGFKKR, via the coding sequence TGATCTCATCATGTGCCGGAAGCAGCCCGGCATTGCGATTGGTCGCCTGTGTGAGAAATGCGATGGCAAATGCGTCATCTGTGACTCATACGTGCGCCCATGCACGCTTGTTCGGGTCTGCGATGAGTGCAACTACGGCTCATTCCAGGGAAGGTGTGTGATCTGTGGAGGAGTCGGCATCTCAGACGCCTACTACTGCAAGGAGTGTACCCAGCAGGAGAAGGACCGGGATGGTTGTCCCAAGATTGTCAATCTTGGAAGTGCCAAGACTGATCTCTTCTACGAGCGGAAGAAGTATGGGTTTAAGAAGAGATGA